A window of Punica granatum isolate Tunisia-2019 chromosome 8, ASM765513v2, whole genome shotgun sequence genomic DNA:
GTATTGCATGGTCATATTACTCCAAAAACGCATAACACGAACGGCAAAAATGAAAGCAGAACAACAAATATACTGCCCAGTGATATTCAGAAGTACAGGTGCAAGATAAACCCTCTGAACACTAATGTTTGGTGTCTAGAAAACGAGCTCGTGAGGTTTCATGCCTGCCTTCAGAGAGAATCTAGCAGCCAAATAGGTCTTCAAGTCAGGCACACCTTCAATGGACTTTATCAAGGGAGCGTCCACTGATTTCTGATCATCTTTCTTCTCCTGTGGAAGGACGTTCTTCTCCTGCattttataagaatatatcatataaaaaGTTAAGACCATgcaaatcaagaaaaagattAACAAGAAGACGATGTCGAGTCACACTGCTGACCTCTTTCTCGGCCTCGAAGAACTCGCCctctcccttcttcttcttcttctcggcTTTCTTCCCGAAGTACTTATCATCAAACTTCTCAACATTAACACCAGAGATGTCAACCTTGGTTGAGGTTGCAATCAGATAGGACTGGTTCACCCTTCTGAGGGGCACACCATTGATCTTGAAAGGACCTGCAATTACATGTTTCAAGAGCAGCAGAAAAAGACCAAATGATAATCAACCTCAAAGTGACAGAAGCATTCTTAAAACACAAACTTCGATCATAATGCGTAGgcattaatttgattttcactTATACAAATTTAAATACACATCATTCTTGAGTCATGCAGTTTTCTTCCAAATCGGGGATCACAACTACTCAAAGATAACAAGTTTTTGAATCTTCGGATTCAACCAGTGAAAATCAAGAACAATGTGAGATAAAAAATGACGAATGCAAATTGCAAACACACATCAGAAAGACATTGTATTTCTTTCGCATATCGCAATAAGCCCACTGATTAAACCCCACAGCATATCGACGATTCAGGATCCAAAACACTATCTTTGCAAAGCAATAACACAAGCAAACAGTAAACATCGAGCAACCGAAATAAATGGTTCTCACCAGTGATAAGGAGCAATCCGGACGGAAGCTGCTTCAAGAATACGACCCTCTTGCCCTTAAACCTCCCAGCGAGGATAATCAACACTGTTCCCGGGGTAATGCTAGCCCTAGATCACAAGCATTGACAGAGATCATTGAGATTAACAATGCCCAAACTACACAAGCATCAACACAACATCCAAAAATCTACAACCAATCAAGCCCGCCAGTCACAGAAAAGATCCAACTTTACAGCTGAACTAAAGCTTAAGGGTCCATAGATATGTAACCTGAGCTTGGTAGGCTTGGGCTTGCGCTTGTTAGTGAGGGGCTTCTTGACGTCGTCAGCCGGGTAGAACTTGGGAGGCTTCGCGGCGGCGACCTCAGGCTTCGGCTTAGGGTCGTGGCGGGGGAACTGGCCGCCGTGCTTGGCCTTGATGGCCCAGAGACCCTTCTTGTGGTACATCTGCGACCTGGAGTACTTGCCGACCCCGCGGACCAGCTCCGGGTTCCTGCTCACCCTCGGTGTCTTCGGCGCCATTGCTGcagctctctccctctctctctctctctctctcctcttctccGTCTCTGTAAATGAGAGCTTGACGGCAGATTTTAAGGTTGCGTATAAACCCTAGGAGAAGAGATGGAAAACCTAGAAGGAGTTTGGGTCATGGGCTCGGAGGATTGGGCCTTATTGGGCCGAaagaaatctttttttaaaaaaaaataaaagaggtttttttgtttgtttcgtataaaatatattattcaacATTAAATTTGGAGTCCGCCTAAAACATTAGAATTCCATTTACTTAACAATAATTCAATAAGTCATGTTTTATTTGGAATCTAAAAAATACATGAATTGATTGAAAAATCTAAGCTAAGGATACAGAAACCAGTCCAAGATCCACCAGAATTAACGAATATGATATTAGAAAGTCGTTTTATTATCTTGTATCAGTTCTACTGTCTAAATGTGGACCAACAACCTTCTGGCAAAGTTCGTACCCGCATGATACTTTCCTTATAAGCCGACGATCTGAATAAGTTGTGTGACGAATTGATCATCTGAATGAAAACTGATGCATGACAACTATTGATTTGATATGAACGGAATACCCCCTTGGAAGTATGATTGACAGATTGAGGGGTGCCCTCATAGCACGGCCTTTGCCCTCTGGTGAGGATCAATGTGATGGAAAATGTATATGATCAGGTACGAGAAAGAAGATCATAGAATCTCATCGTCGATTCTTGAAGGCAGTTCCTGCTAGGCCACATGCATCAATAGAGGTAGCTTCTCACGTAATAGATCGATCTCTTGGATCGTAACCAAGATCGATATGAATATGTAGACTACTCCCAAATCACGAAATAACTCGGACCCGAACACCCCTAGTTATGCATATCAAATTGGGCCATTTGAGCCCAATGAGAATCTAAAATTTAGCCCATGGGCATGTCCATAGATATCAACAAGAAGTAGATAATGGTATTTATCTTCTTTCACTTgctgcttctctctctctctcactgaACCCCTCATCAAAGCTGCAATTTTGAAGTTCCTTTCCGGGTCGAGCAAGAAGCG
This region includes:
- the LOC116188086 gene encoding 60S ribosomal protein L6-like translates to MAPKTPRVSRNPELVRGVGKYSRSQMYHKKGLWAIKAKHGGQFPRHDPKPKPEVAAAKPPKFYPADDVKKPLTNKRKPKPTKLRASITPGTVLIILAGRFKGKRVVFLKQLPSGLLLITGPFKINGVPLRRVNQSYLIATSTKVDISGVNVEKFDDKYFGKKAEKKKKKGEGEFFEAEKEEKNVLPQEKKDDQKSVDAPLIKSIEGVPDLKTYLAARFSLKAGMKPHELVF